TTAAAATATGAGTCGTTACCCGCTGCAAGCGCTCGCGATACTGGCCTGTGTGCATCTCTATATGCTCAAAGTAGCCTTCAACAAGAGTCCGTAGAGACTTTGCCCCATCCGGGCGCTGCCACATATTCTCAAGGGCCGTGGCGGGTATTGCCCGCATTATGTGCATGAGCATCCAGTTATATTGCCGCCAGAACTTTGCCATTTCTGCAAAATCACAGCCGTCATACTGCTGAACAGTCACAAATATTTCCGCGTCATATGGGGGAAACTGTTCAAGGTTGCCCGATATCAAGCGGGCAAACCGCTGATGGTTGTTGGCAGCAGAATCCACAAGATGGCCGACAATTTCCGTAAGCGTCCATGCGTCTGCCGCCACCCGCACATGCGCGAGGGCTGGATCTGTAGACTGTAACAGCGCATCAAAGACATCAATTATGTTTTGTCCTT
The sequence above is a segment of the Desulfovibrio sp. genome. Coding sequences within it:
- a CDS encoding DinB family protein, with amino-acid sequence MDLKKGQNIIDVFDALLQSTDPALAHVRVAADAWTLTEIVGHLVDSAANNHQRFARLISGNLEQFPPYDAEIFVTVQQYDGCDFAEMAKFWRQYNWMLMHIMRAIPATALENMWQRPDGAKSLRTLVEGYFEHIEMHTGQYRERLQRVTTHILS